A single genomic interval of Zunongwangia sp. HGR-M22 harbors:
- a CDS encoding winged helix-turn-helix transcriptional regulator yields MMECKERKQDEYKKEMMAVQDTLDVLKGKWKIIILSSICFYNQRRFSDILNDINGISNKMLSKELKELEINQLIKRTVIDTHPVTIHYQLTEHGKTLRTIIDNMTDWGIRHRKKIIGN; encoded by the coding sequence ATGATGGAGTGTAAAGAACGTAAGCAAGATGAGTACAAGAAGGAAATGATGGCGGTGCAAGACACCTTGGATGTACTAAAAGGAAAATGGAAAATAATTATTCTATCATCCATATGTTTTTACAATCAAAGACGATTTTCAGATATTTTAAATGATATAAATGGGATTTCCAATAAAATGTTGAGCAAAGAATTAAAGGAGCTTGAAATAAATCAGTTAATCAAAAGAACAGTGATAGATACGCATCCTGTAACCATTCATTACCAGCTAACCGAGCACGGGAAAACACTAAGAACAATAATAGATAATATGACCGATTGGGGAATTAGACATAGAAAAAAGATTATTGGGAATTAA